The bacterium genomic sequence TTCCGTAAGGTGCTTGAGGATTTCCAGTTCGTCCCGGGCGGACGGATCCTCTCCGGTGCTGGTACAGGCGTGCCGGTGACGTTCTACAACTGCTTCGTCATCCCGTCGCCCGAAGATAGTCGCGGTGGCATTCTCGATAATGTGAAGCTCATGGTGGAGATCATGAGCAGGTCCGGCGGTGTCGGTGTCAACCTCTCCTCGCTCCGACCGCGCGGATCACTCGTGAAGGGCGTTTCCGGCACAGCATCCGGAGCGGTGTCGTTCGGCGGCCTCTACAGCTACGCCACCGGTCTCATCGAGCAGGGCGGCTCGCGTCGCGGCGCGCTCATGCTCATGCTCAACGATGACCACCCGGACATCGAGGAGTTCATCACCGTGAAGCGCACGATGGGCCTCGTGACGAACGCGAACCTCTCCGTCTGCATCTCCGATCGCTTCATGGAAGCCGTGAAGAACGATGCGAACTGGGATCTCCAGTGGGGCGGCAAGGTCTACCGCACCATCAAGGCGGCGGCACTCTGGGAACTCATCTGCGAGTCCGCCTGGGCATCGGGCGAACCCGGGACGTTCTTCATCGAGCGCGCGAACAAGCGTTCCAACTCCTGGTACTTCGAGCAGCTCATCTCCACGAATCCCTGCGGCGAGCAGCCCCTCGGCGCGTGGAACGTCTGCAACCTCGGCTCCATGAACGTGGCCGCATTCGCGACATCCGACGGCATCCACGAGAAGGCGGAATTCGAGTGGGAGCGGTTCCGCTGGGCCGTCCGCATCGCCATTCGTTTCCTCGACGATGTCATTGATGCCACGTACTACCCATACGAGGAGAACCGCACCGCGCAGCTCGGCATCCGACGCACCGGACTGGGATTCATGGGCTTCGGCGATCTCCTCATCAAGCTCCACATCCCGTACGGATCGCCGGAGGGCATCGCGATGACCCAGGACCTCTACCGCACGCTTCGCGACGAAGCGTACCGTGCATCGGTGGATATCGCAGCGGAGAAAGGCGCATTCCCGAAGTTCGATCGCGAGAAGTACCTCCAGGGGTGGTTCATCCAGCGTCTGCCGGAGGACATCAAGCAGGGGATTGCCGCGCACGGCATTCGCAACTGCTTCCTCCTCACGCAGGCACCCACCGGCACCACATCCCTCCTCTCCGGTGTCTCCTCGGGCATCGAGCCGGTGTACGACTTCGCCTTCATCCGCCGCGACCGCATCGGCGAGCACACGGTGTACCATCCGCTCTACGAGGCATGGGCGGGTGCGCACCCGGGACAGGAGCACCCCCCGTACTTCACTTCCGCAAAGCAGCTCACGCCGGAGGAACATGTACGCATGCAGGCCGCGGCGCAGGAGTACAACGATTCCTCGATCTCCAAGACCTGCAACGCCCCGAATGATCACACGAAGGAGCAGGTGAAGGATCTCTACATGCTCGCGTACGAACTCGGTTGCAAGGGTGTGACATACTTCCGCGATGGCTCACGGAACGAAGCCGTCCTCTCCTCTGCGCCCCCCGCGAAGAAGGAGGAGCCCGCCGCAATCGAGGCACCCAAGCCGATGGCCATCCTCGAGCCGCGCCCGCGTCCGGAAGTCATGCACGGCATGACGTACAAAGTACCCACGGCGTACGGCAAACTCTTCATCACGATCAACAGCGACGATGATGGCAAGCCCTTCGAGGTGTTCGCGACGATCGGGAAGTCCGGCGGATTTTTTGCCGAGGAGACCGAGGGCATCTGCCGTCTCGCCTCGCTCGCGCTCCGCTCCGGCATTCCCGCGCAAACCGTCATCGTGCAGCTCAAGGGCATCCGCGGCCCCATGCCGAGCTTCGGAAAGAATGGCATGATCCTCTCCATCCCCGATGCCATCGCGCAGATCCTCGACGAGCACATTCGTGCACCCCAAGAGAAGCTCTCCCTCCAGTTTGATGACGCTGCGTCCGCCTCAGGAGCGAGCACTGCGCCAAAGGAGCACGATGACCGCAACGCATTCATCCTGGAGACAATGACCTCCACCGTCACCGTCGGCGGACAGGGGAGTATCACACCCGCAGCAACCCCATCTCCCGCAAAGCGCTCCCTCGCCGACCACGGCTGGGCCCCCGAGTGCCCCACCTGCGGCTCCGTCCTCCAGTTCCAAGAGGGTTGCATGAGCTGCCTCGGCTGCGGGTATAGCAAATGCACATAGGCATGGAGCAGCCCACCCAGCAGATTCACATCCAGGCGGAGCGTGAGGGCCTCAAGGGTGTCTACACGAACGCCGTCATGGTCACCGCACAGGAGCGGGATGTCGTCATCGACTTCCTCTCCCAGGTGAAGATTCAGGAACAGACCAGCACGACGCTCGTCAGCCGCGTCTTCCTCAATCACCACGTCGCCGCAGACCTCGCAAAACTCCTCATCAACGTGCGGAAGCAATGGGAGGAGAAGAAGTACGGATCCAAGGAATGACAAAGGAAGAGAGCCACGCAATGCGTGGCTCTCGCGGTGATGACTCGGAGGCGCTACTCGCTCGTATCCTCCGGTGGTGAGAGCGATCGTAGCTGCGCGATCGCCACCTCGACATCCACGGGTGGGCTGACTTCGCCACGAGCAATCGCCTCATCGGCTTCTCGCTCCATGGCCTGCCATTCCAGGGTGTGGAAGTAAGCATCGTCCCTTGCAATTCGACGCACCATGTACAACTCCTCTCGATTGGCGCTGCGTGCTACCGCAGCGGGATGACCTTGGACTTGCAGCCACTCGCCCAGGTGAAGCTCGCGGCGCATTCGACGATGACCATCTGCTCGGTGCCGAGCAGCCCACGCACGTTCGCCTCGCATGAGACGTAGCCGTCGCCGTCAGAGTCGGTTCCGGCGCACGTTCTCCCGAGGATGGTCTTGTCCCCGTGCATCTCCTTCAGGTACGTGTCGAACTCCGCCTC encodes the following:
- a CDS encoding DUF3467 domain-containing protein; protein product: MEQPTQQIHIQAEREGLKGVYTNAVMVTAQERDVVIDFLSQVKIQEQTSTTLVSRVFLNHHVAADLAKLLINVRKQWEEKKYGSKE
- a CDS encoding adenosylcobalamin-dependent ribonucleoside-diphosphate reductase, translating into MATVLTGLSEKVFNDRYALRDRAGHQIEQSPDQMWDRVAKAIASVEVTSQKREYWTGEFRKVLEDFQFVPGGRILSGAGTGVPVTFYNCFVIPSPEDSRGGILDNVKLMVEIMSRSGGVGVNLSSLRPRGSLVKGVSGTASGAVSFGGLYSYATGLIEQGGSRRGALMLMLNDDHPDIEEFITVKRTMGLVTNANLSVCISDRFMEAVKNDANWDLQWGGKVYRTIKAAALWELICESAWASGEPGTFFIERANKRSNSWYFEQLISTNPCGEQPLGAWNVCNLGSMNVAAFATSDGIHEKAEFEWERFRWAVRIAIRFLDDVIDATYYPYEENRTAQLGIRRTGLGFMGFGDLLIKLHIPYGSPEGIAMTQDLYRTLRDEAYRASVDIAAEKGAFPKFDREKYLQGWFIQRLPEDIKQGIAAHGIRNCFLLTQAPTGTTSLLSGVSSGIEPVYDFAFIRRDRIGEHTVYHPLYEAWAGAHPGQEHPPYFTSAKQLTPEEHVRMQAAAQEYNDSSISKTCNAPNDHTKEQVKDLYMLAYELGCKGVTYFRDGSRNEAVLSSAPPAKKEEPAAIEAPKPMAILEPRPRPEVMHGMTYKVPTAYGKLFITINSDDDGKPFEVFATIGKSGGFFAEETEGICRLASLALRSGIPAQTVIVQLKGIRGPMPSFGKNGMILSIPDAIAQILDEHIRAPQEKLSLQFDDAASASGASTAPKEHDDRNAFILETMTSTVTVGGQGSITPAATPSPAKRSLADHGWAPECPTCGSVLQFQEGCMSCLGCGYSKCT